Proteins encoded together in one Streptomyces sp. NBC_01216 window:
- a CDS encoding acyltransferase domain-containing protein — MTLPHRRSVVLMFPGTGAQHARMAAGLYRREPVFTAALDEVLALLGPEGADARADWLATHPAVSMEADARSAPLLFAVDYAMGRLVESWGVRPDAYLGHSMGEFAAAVLAGVFPLPDAVRLLWERVRLQRGTPRGGMLAVAAAPPELAGYLGSGVVVAAVNAPRHTVLSGPDTPLEAVARRLAADGRTFRKLASRTPYHSPALAPLVAPTAELLRTMRLRAPRTPLHSAYTTGPLDPAEAVSAEFWAGQPTAPVLFWATLDRLLADRDRVLVEAGPSQSLTVLARAHEAVRAGRSVVLPTLPARAAGPEEDRRSVRAARDRLLGTADAGGHSGTLPVDLPAR, encoded by the coding sequence ATGACTCTTCCTCACCGCCGATCCGTCGTCCTGATGTTCCCCGGGACCGGCGCGCAGCACGCCCGGATGGCGGCCGGGCTCTACCGGCGCGAGCCGGTCTTCACCGCGGCACTGGACGAGGTGCTCGCCCTGCTCGGTCCGGAGGGCGCGGACGCCCGCGCGGACTGGCTGGCGACGCACCCGGCGGTGTCGATGGAGGCCGACGCCCGCTCCGCCCCGCTGCTCTTCGCGGTCGACTACGCCATGGGACGGCTGGTGGAGAGCTGGGGGGTGCGCCCGGACGCCTATCTCGGCCACAGCATGGGGGAGTTCGCGGCCGCCGTGCTGGCGGGGGTGTTCCCACTGCCGGACGCGGTGCGGCTGCTGTGGGAACGGGTACGGCTGCAGCGCGGCACCCCGCGCGGCGGGATGCTCGCGGTCGCCGCCGCCCCGCCGGAGCTGGCGGGCTACCTCGGTTCCGGCGTGGTGGTGGCCGCGGTGAACGCGCCCCGGCACACGGTGCTGTCCGGGCCGGACACACCGCTGGAAGCGGTCGCGCGGCGCCTGGCGGCGGACGGGCGTACCTTCCGGAAGCTGGCCTCGCGCACCCCGTACCACAGCCCCGCGCTCGCGCCGCTCGTCGCGCCGACGGCGGAGCTGCTGCGCACGATGCGGCTACGCGCTCCCCGGACGCCGCTGCACTCGGCGTACACCACCGGGCCGCTGGACCCGGCGGAGGCGGTGTCCGCGGAGTTCTGGGCCGGGCAGCCGACCGCTCCGGTGCTGTTCTGGGCGACCCTGGACCGGCTCCTCGCCGACCGGGACCGGGTCCTTGTGGAGGCCGGCCCGTCACAGAGCCTGACGGTGCTGGCCCGCGCGCACGAAGCGGTGCGCGCGGGCCGCAGCGTGGTCCTGCCGACGCTGCCCGCCCGGGCCGCGGGGCCCGAGGAGGACCGGCGGAGCGTGCGCGCGGCGCGGGACCGGCTGCTCGGTACGGCGGACGCCGGCGGTCACTCGGGCACGTTGCCCGTCGACCTGCCGGCCCGGTAG